One window of Gemmatimonadota bacterium genomic DNA carries:
- a CDS encoding ion transporter — translation MPGILSNLLAAVHRFGPYVLAVNMILYFIELQYTQTRSSLDEGAWAGFIWIERVIAGFFTLEYALRIKLAPRKGKYLFSSLGLIDLVSILPFWIGFYPGLTQEQLGLVRGARTLRLLKMFRYSPKLAEFARSMYTNRIRVVPIFLITIMYLMISSTVIYEVERRAQPEVFSVYGDSIWWAVVTSTTVGYGDKYPVTPLGQGATVLMMMVGIGIVGMIFGFFADSFHDSRQPLESSLMEAYCRGVHEEGPEGRTVQALRQTHRSNPQFLIFADTVDRYIGPADGAGGQG, via the coding sequence ATGCCGGGAATCCTTTCCAACCTCCTTGCGGCCGTACACCGCTTCGGTCCCTACGTGCTGGCCGTCAACATGATCCTCTACTTCATCGAGTTGCAATACACGCAGACGCGCAGCAGCCTGGATGAAGGCGCCTGGGCCGGTTTCATCTGGATCGAACGGGTCATCGCCGGGTTCTTCACCCTGGAATACGCGCTGCGCATCAAGCTTGCGCCGCGCAAGGGCAAGTACCTGTTCAGTTCCCTCGGGCTGATCGACCTGGTCAGCATCCTGCCCTTCTGGATCGGATTCTATCCCGGACTGACCCAGGAGCAACTCGGCCTGGTCCGCGGCGCGCGGACGCTCCGGCTGCTCAAGATGTTCCGGTACAGCCCCAAGCTGGCGGAGTTCGCCCGATCCATGTACACCAATCGGATCCGGGTCGTGCCGATTTTCCTCATCACGATCATGTACCTGATGATCAGTTCCACCGTGATCTACGAGGTGGAACGCCGCGCCCAGCCGGAGGTGTTCAGTGTATACGGCGACAGCATCTGGTGGGCCGTGGTGACCTCCACCACCGTGGGGTACGGGGACAAGTACCCGGTCACCCCCCTTGGACAGGGGGCTACCGTCCTGATGATGATGGTGGGCATCGGTATCGTGGGCATGATTTTCGGCTTCTTCGCGGACAGCTTCCACGACTCGCGGCAGCCGCTGGAATCTTCGTTAATGGAGGCGTACTGCCGGGGCGTTCACGAAGAGGGGCCGGAAGGCCGCACGGTGCAGGCCCTGCGGCAGACCCACCGAAGCAATCCGCAGTTCCTGATCTTCGCCGATACGGTGGACCGGTATATCGGTCCGGCGGATGGGGCGGGCGGTCAGGGATGA